The DNA sequence TTCGAGAATAAAGTGGACCAAGTATTTTTCGAGACTTCACTGTCCTTTCTATTAAAATGAAACGTAGCAAATGACAAGCATATCTGCAACATGGTAATTCAAAAGGCATTGCAAAAATCCTACTCCCGTGGGAAAAACATAAAACCTCAcatttagccaatcagaacagaGCTTTTCATAGTGATTGTTTCTGACCCAATCAGAAAAAATGTCCAGATTTTGTTTTCTACTTGTGATCTGAGACTGAATTACTGTATCATGTAAGGATAATACACAGAAACAAAGCGGCTAAAAAGGTctaaattattgtttatttacaaaacaaCCACTCAATTTCTTTTTATACATGATCATGCTGTCCCTGTTTTAAATACTGCAAAAGTCTTACGTATCCAGCAAAAAGAAGATACAGTTAAAATTAGTACAGATTGCATATATGAAAATGTTCCTGATCCGGATTACTCTCCGATAGAGTTTTCATTATAACATTCTAAAAAGTCGTATTGTGTCAGTGACAGACAACAAACGAATTTAACCAAAACAGATACAAATACTGAAGAACAATGAAAACTTAAAGAAAGCTGTCTGAGTTAGAtgacaacaaattttaaaattctgttTCTTTGTTCACTGTAGTAAGTTTACAGAGAGATTGTACGATTCTCCACTATCGGAATTTTGTGTACACCATAGTATTGTGGCTCAAGCTTCAGAGACTTGCGACAAGAGCGTCCACCATTTGATCAGTCAACTGGATCGTCTGAACTTGTGCTCGGCGGCTCCAAATCAGTTGGTGGTGGTGTCAGCATCGGACGAAAGACAAAATATCCCGGCATGCCTGGTGGGGGCGGAACTGTGACGGGGTATCTCCacagggagggggaggggatgTGATCTTGAGCCTGACCTTGAGGGGAGAGGTTTGGACGGTCATGGAGGCCTGGATTGGGTCCATGGGCCATAGGAATAAAAGCTTGCACTAACAATGTACTAGCTGTAAAGAAATAAGGTCCGGAAATTAACATGGTGATAGTATTGTACGCGGTAACTTTTCAGACAGAAATGTTGCTTTGCAAAACACTGGATTTGTTTAATTGAAATAAATTGGCCTGAATCCTGACTGACCATTCTAATCCATAATACTTCTCTGCTTTCAAACGCCATTGATAAACCTGATTCGCTTGTACGTTTTGTGGCTAATTTTGAGAGAATATACCGTCGAATACCCTTATGTAATTATAAAACGATctacattgaaaaagaaatccTACAAGCCGAGTAAGCTTTACTAAGAATTCCTTTCGGGAGAAAAAACCAACCACGTGTCATTGTTCTATTTCTATGCTCACATAGGAGTTGTAAACTTCGCAATTTTCATTAAGATGTCGTAGGAATCCTTACCAGGTGAAGCGGAGGGCGCTGGAACCGCAACAGTAAATGGCGCGTCCTCACAACTGGGGTGAGTGTCTAAGGTAGGACTGCTGCTGGACACTTGAATTGGCTCTACATGAGGGTCTTTAACCAATTCAGTCTGAACAAATGAAAGTGAGACGAGAATGAGTGATGATACAAACTGACAAAACCTACATCAATTTAATCTTTTAGGCGTCAATCATGAGTGCATGAAATAGATGTTCTGGGTTTTGATTTTGTGGATCACCAACGATTAATGCAATgctatttatttcaaaagtgcCGTGCGATATGACCGTCAAATAGGGTCTATTGCAGATGACGAAACATATGCACCAATAGAGAGATGACAAGCATCTTTGTATGTGAACTTTCTGTACAGGAAATCAATTAATAGAGGGTTAGTTAATTCCTTACAGTTTTATCGTCATGATGCATGCTTATCTGGAGTTGGCCTAATAAATCactaccccccctccccaaggGAATGTAACATATACCTCATTTCCACGGTTAAAGGTGTGGTTTATAAGCTGAGGTAGAGTCTAGAATAAGGTATATTACAATATTTACAATCTTTGATCAGCGGTATGAAGAACTGGATATTCCGGTTCACAGTTTTTCTTGGATACATAGGGTGGGATCTTAAGTGTTTTTTCTAGACCAGGGCGGCAAATGGTCTTGTGAAGACTAAGGGATTCAGGGACAAAGCGGCACACCCCTTCCCACCTTAAAAAATCATAGAACCCCACCCGGGATAAAAAACCCAATGTTATTAGACAATATTTGAACTGTAAAACCTCTGTTGATGGTTATGAGGCTTATAAGCTTATACACCACAATCTCTCCTTTGCTACCTAAAGAAGCATGGTATTTCGGACAGTTTAGCATCTCGGAATAGAAAGCAATGGCTATTCTGTCAGTACGGATTACAGGACCGGGTCTACCGTGTAGCCGTCAGTTACTAATTTGAATCATTCTAGGTCAGCAATTTCATCGACACcacaatgttattgtaaaatgtGATTTATTTGTCTTCAGCGATTTATAGTTTCCGCTGACCTCTCCCCCGAGTTGACAGACCGGCAGATGATTTCAGTAAGTTGGGGGTATACGTTCCCTTTTCCTATATAAAGTGGTGTCTGTATCACGATATTATCAAGATCCATGACACTGTTGACAGTGATAATGAGACGGCTGAATGTAAGCGAATTTTGCTATAATTTGCCCTGACTTACTTGAAACTCATAACGCGTTATCGCGTGTCGGGTTAagaaaattgcaacatttctgtCAACAACGGAAAGTATCGCGTCTCAGCCCTGGGATTATTAATATTTCCAAAATAGCGCTCTTGGATACCAACTTTGGCCTTCGTTTTCTCGGCCTCTATTCAacgaaaatgcttcatttttggaaCTTGAGTTCAGGTTAAGAGTACATTTCAAAGAAGTGATTTTATAAGcatgatcattttttgactttatagcaGTTCTAATACCTTAAATGAACTGACCATCAGTGACCTACAGGATCCTGTATCTACACACTTGTGTCTTTCTGGTAGTGAAGGGAAAATTGGCCGACTCCCCTATTAACATGTTCGTTACCAAGAAGAAGCCTAAATAAGTTCGTTTCACGCGGTGAGGGTTTATTTCATTGAAAAGCAAGACTTCGGGAGTCTGCCATAATTATTACCTCATGAAGAGAGATACGCTCCAACTCAGTCTGTGACCCCATTTCCTACGAAGACAAGGAAAAACGTTCATCTAAAAAAAAAGCTATTCAGAACTGACAAACCAGCTGACGATACAACTTTGCCTGGATATTTCTATGTTTGTTTGCGTTTCAAGAAAGTTTGAGCATGGTTTGCTGTTTTGCTACGAGAGTCGGATcttgggggggcgggggggggggaaaggggCAGGGGGCTCTACAGGGGACAGTTCTGACAGATCTGCCGATGTTCTTCACtataattctaagcttaaatGCTAGGAATGCCGTGTTATCACTAAAATCGCCAGGTATATTTTCAAGAATTACATAGTACATAAAGCGAACAATGGATATCGTGGCATTATACGCACCCTTAGCATATTGGATCCTAGTTCAGCTCATCGCAAACGGGCAGTTTTTAAACAGGGACGGATAATGATTATGTTCATGTTTTCCTCTCTTTTATCTTAAGGTCTGGATCCGTCACGGCTCTAAGAGTAACtttctttagtaaaatccaactagtggtctattatcaatgctgcgttctgattggttgagctactactaggctatatgttatagtccACTAGAAGCGAAAAGCGCGGACTCTTCGGCGGCAAAAAAGggttaaagtctagctttaactagctaaaagttttttattctcgatatgtttgaccaactagttggattttactaaaacaattattcctctcgccctcatgggctattgactcagagcccattcgagctcgaggaataattgttaaatataccacTTCATAGTAAAACggtttttctttctctacaaAATATGAGTACCCACCAGTTCCTGCGGGTCGCGAGATTCACCAAACGATCTTGCATCTCCTGGtttaaggtttccttttttattcTGCCAGAAAATCATGAAACAATATTTACCTTCTTAATGTTTCGTTTAACAATATCAGCAAGTAGCGCAAGGCCAGCTTACCGTATGCCGTAAATCAGCGCGCAAGTAGAAGCCTAATTAAcctcttatttttttttgatgAAACTACTCGTTAGTCCTCTCGTTTTAAAACAATGTCATACTGGAAAGGTTTTACCTTATTAACTGGCAAATGTTTCAACTCGGGTAAGTTTTGGAACTTGGTCTGGGTTTCCATGTCCTATGAAACGAAAAAACGAAAGGTTCATCATCATTGTACTAGTATTAAAGCGTGTAAAAATATAGCCTAAGTATCAgacgtttctgggggaaaaggggaaagatggaagcgaaaaagggagagagctgaaggagagaaaccttcctttctcttctcccccttccccctcccccatctaaaatatcctctcccctagccccttaggaaggcctgatactcaggctagtaAAAATATCAATTACATAAAGCTTGGTTGGGATATAAATACTGTCTGAAAAGTCTTGTTGTTTCGTAGgcattttacaattttaaccTTGCCCATAGTTGTACAAGATCAtgtagacttgctacaagtcgaaaACTTATTCTACTTTTGTACTTAAGATAGGCCAAGCAACGGATAACACGTTGATGGTTTTTAACCATTATTGTAATGGTAAAATTTGAGAATATATCTTCTTCTctaaaacaaaatctttatatAACCCACCTGCGCTTGATTCTGCTCTGGTTCACATGATGGGCGTTCATCATCAGCTTCCAGGATTTCTTCCCCATCCTGTCACAAATCACACTGTTAGTTTTACACTTAACACCATGCATCCTTCTTTTTGATAACTGTAAGTAAGCCCACTGGCATacttgtttaaaaaagaaaagtgccTACACCTATGCTATTCGATGAGCACTACAGATTCGATAGCGC is a window from the Porites lutea chromosome 10, jaPorLute2.1, whole genome shotgun sequence genome containing:
- the LOC140950914 gene encoding uncharacterized protein gives rise to the protein MIFWQNKKGNLKPGDARSFGESRDPQELEMGSQTELERISLHETELVKDPHVEPIQVSSSSPTLDTHPSCEDAPFTVAVPAPSASPASTLLVQAFIPMAHGPNPGLHDRPNLSPQGQAQDHIPSPSLWRYPVTVPPPPGMPGYFVFRPMLTPPPTDLEPPSTSSDDPVD
- the LOC140950808 gene encoding uncharacterized protein, whose amino-acid sequence is MKLEQNEGKVIESEDGKASYESEENQEQDVERNSEPQHKRPDLIPDLTFESEMELEQDGEEILEADDERPSCEPEQNQAQDMETQTKFQNLPELKHLPVNKVKPFQYDIVLKRED